A part of Neovison vison isolate M4711 chromosome 8, ASM_NN_V1, whole genome shotgun sequence genomic DNA contains:
- the RALY gene encoding RNA-binding protein Raly isoform X2: MSLKIQTSNVTNKNDPKSINSRVFIGNLNTAVVKKSDVETIFSKYGRVAGCSVHKGYAFVQYANERHARAAVLGENGRVLAGQTLDINMAGEPKPNRPKGLKRAASAIYSGYSFDYDYYRDDFYDRLFDYRGRLSPVPVPRAVPVKRPRVTVPLVRRVKTTIPVKLFARSTAITASSAKIKLKSSELQTIKTELTQIKSNIDALLGRLEQIAEEQKANPDGKKKGDSSSGSGGGSSGGSNRPPAPQEDTASEAGTPQGEAQTRDDGDEEGLLTHSEEELEHSQDTDAEDGALQ, encoded by the exons ATGTCCTTGAAGATCCAGACAAGCAACGTAACTAACAAGAATGACCCCAAGTCTATCAACTCTCGGGTCTTCATCGGAAACCTCAACACAGCTGTGGTGAAGAAGTCAGATGTGGAGACCATTTTCTCCAAGTATGGCCGTGTGGCCGGCTGTTCTGTGCACAAAGGCTATGCCTTTGTCCAGTATGCCAACGAGCGTCATGCCCGGGCAGCTGTGCTGGGAGAGAATGGGCGGGTGCTGGCCGGGCAGACCCTGG ATATCAACATGGCTGGAGAGCCCAAGCCCAACAGACCTAAGGGGCTAAAGAGAGCAGCATCTGCCATATACAG TGGCTACAGCTTTGACTATGATTACTACCGGGACGACTTCTACGAcag GCTCTTCGACTATCGGGGCCGCCTGTCACCTGTGCCAGTGCCCAGGGCCGTCCCTGTGAAGCGACCCCGGGTCACAGTCCCCTTGGTCCGGCGCGTCAAAACCACCATACCTGTCAAGCTCTTTGCCCGCTCCACAGCCATTACTGCCAGCTCAGCCAAGATCAAGT TAAAGAGCAGTGAGCTGCAGACCATCAAGACAGAGCTGACACAGATCAAGTCCAACATCGACGCTCTGCTGGGCCGCTTGGAGCAGATTGCTGAGGAGCAGAAGGCCAACCCAG ATGGCAAGAAGAAGGGCGACAGCAGCAGTGGCAGTGGTGGGGGTAGTAGTGGTGGCAGCAACCGGCCACCAGCCCCACAAGAGGACACGGCTTCTGAGGCAGGCACGCCCCAGGGAGAAGCACAGACTCGAGACGACGGCGATGAGGAGGGGCTGCTGACACACAGTGAGGAAGAACTG
- the RALY gene encoding RNA-binding protein Raly isoform X1 — translation MSLKIQTSNVTNKNDPKSINSRVFIGNLNTAVVKKSDVETIFSKYGRVAGCSVHKGYAFVQYANERHARAAVLGENGRVLAGQTLDINMAGEPKPNRPKGLKRAASAIYRLFDYRGRLSPVPVPRAVPVKRPRVTVPLVRRVKTTIPVKLFARSTAITASSAKIKLKSSELQTIKTELTQIKSNIDALLGRLEQIAEEQKANPDGKKKGDSSSGSGGGSSGGSNRPPAPQEDTASEAGTPQGEAQTRDDGDEEGLLTHSEEELEHSQDTDAEDGALQ, via the exons ATGTCCTTGAAGATCCAGACAAGCAACGTAACTAACAAGAATGACCCCAAGTCTATCAACTCTCGGGTCTTCATCGGAAACCTCAACACAGCTGTGGTGAAGAAGTCAGATGTGGAGACCATTTTCTCCAAGTATGGCCGTGTGGCCGGCTGTTCTGTGCACAAAGGCTATGCCTTTGTCCAGTATGCCAACGAGCGTCATGCCCGGGCAGCTGTGCTGGGAGAGAATGGGCGGGTGCTGGCCGGGCAGACCCTGG ATATCAACATGGCTGGAGAGCCCAAGCCCAACAGACCTAAGGGGCTAAAGAGAGCAGCATCTGCCATATACAG GCTCTTCGACTATCGGGGCCGCCTGTCACCTGTGCCAGTGCCCAGGGCCGTCCCTGTGAAGCGACCCCGGGTCACAGTCCCCTTGGTCCGGCGCGTCAAAACCACCATACCTGTCAAGCTCTTTGCCCGCTCCACAGCCATTACTGCCAGCTCAGCCAAGATCAAGT TAAAGAGCAGTGAGCTGCAGACCATCAAGACAGAGCTGACACAGATCAAGTCCAACATCGACGCTCTGCTGGGCCGCTTGGAGCAGATTGCTGAGGAGCAGAAGGCCAACCCAG ATGGCAAGAAGAAGGGCGACAGCAGCAGTGGCAGTGGTGGGGGTAGTAGTGGTGGCAGCAACCGGCCACCAGCCCCACAAGAGGACACGGCTTCTGAGGCAGGCACGCCCCAGGGAGAAGCACAGACTCGAGACGACGGCGATGAGGAGGGGCTGCTGACACACAGTGAGGAAGAACTG